From the Bacteroidota bacterium genome, the window AAAATGCGTTCCAGCTTCTGATTGCAACAATTCTCTCCGCCCAGTGCACAGATGAACGGGTGAATATGGTGACGCCAGGACTCTTCAAGAAATACAAGACTCCACAAGCATTTGCGGCTGCAAATCCTGCCGAACTTGAACAAGACATTCGCCCGACAGGTTTCTACCGGATGAAGACGAAGAATATCATCGGGTGTAGCAACGCCATCATGGAACGATACAAAGGAGAAGTTCCTGAAACGTTGGAGGAATTGGTAACACTGCCGGGGGTGGGCCGCAAGACCGCGAATGTTGTGCTTGGGCAGGTGTTCGGCATTGCATCAGGCGTCGTCGTCGACACTCATGTGCACAGGCTTTCGCGCCGTCTTGCCTTTACGCACCAGGATACGCCCGAGAAGATTGAAGAAGACCTGATGGAGTTGTTCCCGAAGAAGCAGTGGATTGATCTTGGAACCGTTCTGATTCTTCACGGAAGAAAAACGTGCATCGCGCGCGCGCCGCGCTGCGAATCCTGCCCCGTAAGTCAGCTCTGTCCGTCAGCAGAACTCTACTAAGTAAGGTACATCTCACAGACCAGCGGTATCCTGCGTCTGCGAAGGCACCTTCTCCTCCACAAAGGGTTGATGACTCACACCTTCAATGCGCGCCGACCCGGATTTTTGAACTGCACGAATGGCAGTGATGCAGTTTTCCTTTGATCTATACAAGACCCCCGAAATTGCGACAAGCTTGCCTGCATTAGTGCGAAGCTCCCATTTCCACTGAGTGTTGGCGTCATGAAAGAGATGATAAATCATCGTAACCTCCGTACGTGTCAGTGAGCGGTTCATGATCTCGCCTTCTCAACCCTGCGGGTCAGATGCGCGCAAAATGTTACGAAAGTCAATCCAAGAAGTCAAGTGACGGAAGGATTTGTGAGGGATTCCACAGCTTGCGGCCGAAAGCCCTAATTCTTGCTCAGCAATTGGTTGTGAAGGCGGTGAATACAAGACGGGCAAAAGTAGAGGAGTTTATAGTCGCCGATTTGTCGCTCAATGAGCATCGAAGTATTGTATTTCTCGCGACAAATTGAACATCTCTCCATATTGAGTTCTTCGGGTGGCTTCCCCTGCCTGATGACGGCCTTAAAACCAACGAATGCAACCACGAGGATGAGAAGAAGAAAGACGGATGCGAGAACGGTAAGTGTCACGAGTCGTCAGAGTTTCATGCTGAGGGAAACCCCGTCCCGGATGGGAAGGATTGTTGTGAAAAGTCGCGAATCGGAATAGAGCATCCTGTTGAAAGTGAGAATTGCTGCCGATGTTTCGTCTGGTGTGTTGGCGAGGATGCGCCCTTTCCACAGAACATTGTCCGCAAGGAACAGCCCGCCACGACGCAATTTGGGAATACCGAGAGAGAGTGCCCGCGGGTAAGCATGTTTGTCGATATCGCAGAACATAATATCAAAGGGCCCGTCCTCTGATGCGAGTACATCCAGTGCATCACCAACTCTGAAGTCAACCTTCTTGTCCAATCCTGCGCGGCGCAACCATTCCTTAGCGCGTGCGGCATTCTCTTCTTTCGTATCAGTGCAGATAACTCTCGCGTCGTCGGCAGTTCCCTTTGCAAACCAATACGCCGAGTAGCCGAAACCGGACCCCAACTCGAAAATGCGTCGGGCGTTTGCGGCAGACGCGAAGAGCGTCAACAGCCTTCCGACAAGGGGACCAACAATTGGAAAGTTGGTCTTACTCGCAAATGTTTCCATTTCAGTGAGAATAGAATCCCGTTCAGGAGAGACGTGTTTCAGGTATTCTTCAATAAGCGGATGAACGATGTTGAGATCAGTTTCTTGCATCCGAAACGTAGCGGATATTGTTGTATGAGATGTTGTTGAACAAATATACAGTAACTCTCTCAATTTTCAAATCTGAGAAGCAGCGCACCGGGGTTTCCCAGAAGTAGGAAATCGCTGCATTTGCATGAAGTCTTTTCCTGATAGTTCCGTCGAATTGTGAAGCTTCCGTGGCACGTAAACTGCGCGTTAATTGATTGATACGCATCTGCTCAGCAACACATGTCATTCTTTGAGGATCAATAAATGATCATTATCGAGTTCACACATCTTGATGAACTGTTTTCGGCATTGCGCAAACGGGAATACACGATCATCGGACCCGTTGCTCGTGACGGGGCAATTGCGCTCGACGTCATCTATTCTGCTTCCGATTTGCCGAAAGGCCATCATGATGAACAGCAGCCCGGCACGTACTTCCTGAGACATGAAAACGATGAGGCGCTATTCGGCTATGTCGTGGGTCCGCAATCCTGGAAGAAATATCTGTATCCCCCGCGCATGAAGCTCTTTTCTGCAAGCCGGGCAGGGAAGGGATTTGAGATTCTCCCTGATTCTGTTACGCCGCCCTCGAAATATGCGTTTGTAGGAGTGCGTCCTTGTGAAATCAGTGCAATGGTAATCAATGATGCCGTTTTTGACGGCGGTCAGTTTACGGATGCCAGATATGTGTCAACACGGAAAGGTTCGTGCGTCATCGCAGTGAACTGCACTCGCTCCGGCGGAAATTGCTTCTGTGCGTCGATGAATACCGGACCGAGGGCCACCCATGCATTCGATTTGTCGATGACCGAGATATGCGAGAACGGCACTCACCATTTTGTCGTCGAGGTTGGTAGCGAATTGGGACAGAGCATTCTTGATGAGGTCAAGCACAGAAAGGCCGAAAAGAGTGAAATGGAGCGTGCCTTGGAACTGCTGTCGACAACAGCGACAGGCATGGCCAAATCACTCGTAACCGAAGGATTGCCGCAATTGTTGAATGACAATTATGAACATCCCGAATGGGATGACGTGGCAAAACGATGTCTTGCGTGTGCCAACTGTACACTGGTGTGCCCGACATGTTTCTGTTCCACCGTCGATGATATAACAGACCTCACCGGCGATCATGCAGAACGGTGGAAACGATGGGACTCCTGCTTCACGTCGGATTTCACAAGAATCGCAGGCGGAAATATCCGCATGTCCACGCGTGCACGGTATCGTCAGTGGATGATGCACAAACTCGCGCACTGGCACGATCAGTTCGGGACATCGGGTTGCGTCGGGTGCGGACGCTGCATTACGTGGTGTCCTGTGGGGATTGACATTACACACGAGGCACAACGCATTCGGGAAACAAGTATCTCAACCATCAATACGTAAGGAGATTGAACATGGAAGACCTAACCATAATTCTCCGTCAGCATCCGTTCCTTCGCGGCTTGTCAGATGAGCACATGCAGACATTGATCGGGTGTGCTACAAACGTCAGGTTTGCAGAAAACTCCCGTCTCATCAACGAGGGTGAACTGGCGAACAAGTTCTTTCTGATCCGCAGCGGACGTGTTGCGCTGGAAGCAGAAGTGAGCGGGCGAGGCGGCATCCGCATTCAAACTGTAGGCCCCGGCGAAGTGCTTGGGTGGTCGTGGCTGATTTCCCCGTATCGCTGGCATTTCAGCGGTGTGGCCGTGATGGACACACGAGCGATTGCTCTCGATGCAGAATGTCTACGCAACAAATGCGAAACAGATGCTCACTTCGGCTATGAAATGTTGAAGCGTCTTGCTTCAGTAATGGAGCGCCGCCTCGAGGCAACGCGCTTGCAGTTGCTCGACATGTATGGCATTACCTCAACCGGAGTGACGCCATGAAGGATGAGTTGGCACATAGGTCGTCGAGCGTCGCTGATGCCATGCTAACCCACCCGGTCACAATCCGCAAAGTTATTTGGGAGAATGACGACACCTTTACGCTTACGCTGGACATGAACGGAATGCCGGATGCATTTTCGTTCCTTCCCGGTCAGTTCAATATGTTGTATGTCTACGGGGTCGGCGAGGCCGCTATTTCCATCAGCTCCGATCCGTTGAGAACCGGAACACTCGACCATACCATTCATCGGGTGGGGACCGTGACAACGGCACTCTCCCAGAAGAAGAGGGGCGATGTCATCGGGATACGTGGTCCGTACGGGTCAAATTGGCCGCTGGATGTTGCACGAAAACGCGACGTCTGCATTATCACCGGGGGCATCGGTCTTGCACCATTGCGGCCCGTAATCTACTCCCTCCTAAAAAAG encodes:
- a CDS encoding cyclic nucleotide-binding domain-containing protein, whose protein sequence is MEDLTIILRQHPFLRGLSDEHMQTLIGCATNVRFAENSRLINEGELANKFFLIRSGRVALEAEVSGRGGIRIQTVGPGEVLGWSWLISPYRWHFSGVAVMDTRAIALDAECLRNKCETDAHFGYEMLKRLASVMERRLEATRLQLLDMYGITSTGVTP
- a CDS encoding 4Fe-4S dicluster domain-containing protein; protein product: MIIIEFTHLDELFSALRKREYTIIGPVARDGAIALDVIYSASDLPKGHHDEQQPGTYFLRHENDEALFGYVVGPQSWKKYLYPPRMKLFSASRAGKGFEILPDSVTPPSKYAFVGVRPCEISAMVINDAVFDGGQFTDARYVSTRKGSCVIAVNCTRSGGNCFCASMNTGPRATHAFDLSMTEICENGTHHFVVEVGSELGQSILDEVKHRKAEKSEMERALELLSTTATGMAKSLVTEGLPQLLNDNYEHPEWDDVAKRCLACANCTLVCPTCFCSTVDDITDLTGDHAERWKRWDSCFTSDFTRIAGGNIRMSTRARYRQWMMHKLAHWHDQFGTSGCVGCGRCITWCPVGIDITHEAQRIRETSISTINT
- a CDS encoding O-methyltransferase — its product is MQETDLNIVHPLIEEYLKHVSPERDSILTEMETFASKTNFPIVGPLVGRLLTLFASAANARRIFELGSGFGYSAYWFAKGTADDARVICTDTKEENAARAKEWLRRAGLDKKVDFRVGDALDVLASEDGPFDIMFCDIDKHAYPRALSLGIPKLRRGGLFLADNVLWKGRILANTPDETSAAILTFNRMLYSDSRLFTTILPIRDGVSLSMKL
- a CDS encoding DUF1508 domain-containing protein — protein: MNRSLTRTEVTMIYHLFHDANTQWKWELRTNAGKLVAISGVLYRSKENCITAIRAVQKSGSARIEGVSHQPFVEEKVPSQTQDTAGL
- the nth gene encoding endonuclease III; amino-acid sequence: MATTRTRKPALEDSEKKRQRAHHILTLLKKEFPHPLTALHHENAFQLLIATILSAQCTDERVNMVTPGLFKKYKTPQAFAAANPAELEQDIRPTGFYRMKTKNIIGCSNAIMERYKGEVPETLEELVTLPGVGRKTANVVLGQVFGIASGVVVDTHVHRLSRRLAFTHQDTPEKIEEDLMELFPKKQWIDLGTVLILHGRKTCIARAPRCESCPVSQLCPSAELY